One window from the genome of [Clostridium] celerecrescens 18A encodes:
- a CDS encoding PTS mannitol transporter subunit IICB has protein sequence MKEKVQVFGRFLSGMVMPNIGAFIAWGLITALFIPTGWYPNEAIGALVSPMVSMLLPLLIAYTGGSAVYGQRGGVIGAITAMGVIVGSSIPMFMGAMIVGPVSAWVIKQFDRKIESKIPAGFEMLVNNFSLGIIGAILTAIALKGVAPFVEVMNRVMESGVGFFVDHRLLPLASVFIEPAKILFLNNAINHGILSPMGIQQVEEIGKSIFFLLEANPGPGLGVLLAYCLAGKGSARSSAPGAIIIHFLGGIHEIYFPYILMNPLLLLAVVSGGASGIFVFQLLGVGLTSPASPGSILAVLAMTPRGGYFGVLAGVTVAAVVSFLVALPLLRFTGKGGDLEESTEKMKQMKQESKGNQTAEKKIIPAGTVKKIVFACDAGMGSSAMGATILKKKLAAAGFGVIEVVHSPVSSIPKDAQIVVTHKELKERASRSNPEAELILITNFMAAPEYDELVETLKNKQTDL, from the coding sequence ATGAAAGAGAAGGTACAAGTATTTGGCCGCTTTTTAAGCGGTATGGTAATGCCGAACATCGGTGCATTTATTGCATGGGGACTGATTACGGCATTGTTTATTCCGACCGGCTGGTATCCAAATGAAGCAATTGGTGCCCTGGTCTCCCCTATGGTTTCCATGCTGCTGCCGCTTCTTATTGCTTATACGGGCGGTTCAGCAGTCTACGGGCAACGGGGCGGCGTTATCGGAGCAATCACAGCTATGGGCGTGATTGTTGGTTCCAGTATTCCTATGTTTATGGGGGCGATGATCGTAGGACCTGTCAGTGCCTGGGTGATTAAACAGTTTGACCGGAAGATCGAGAGCAAGATCCCAGCCGGATTTGAGATGCTGGTAAATAACTTTTCCCTCGGGATCATCGGTGCCATCCTGACGGCAATCGCCTTAAAGGGAGTTGCTCCTTTTGTTGAGGTGATGAACCGGGTGATGGAGTCCGGAGTTGGTTTCTTTGTGGATCACAGGCTGCTTCCGCTGGCAAGCGTTTTTATTGAACCTGCCAAGATCCTGTTCCTTAACAATGCCATTAACCATGGAATCCTCTCTCCTATGGGAATACAGCAGGTAGAGGAAATCGGAAAGTCCATATTCTTCCTTCTTGAGGCAAATCCGGGGCCTGGACTTGGCGTTTTACTGGCTTACTGCCTTGCAGGAAAGGGATCAGCCAGAAGCTCTGCTCCCGGCGCAATTATCATTCACTTTTTAGGCGGAATCCACGAGATTTATTTCCCGTACATACTGATGAATCCCCTTTTACTTCTGGCGGTGGTATCAGGCGGAGCCAGCGGGATCTTCGTATTCCAGCTCCTAGGGGTTGGACTCACCTCACCCGCATCACCTGGAAGTATCCTTGCTGTTCTGGCAATGACACCAAGAGGAGGATACTTTGGAGTTTTAGCAGGTGTTACGGTGGCAGCTGTAGTTTCCTTCCTGGTCGCTCTTCCCTTACTGCGGTTTACAGGAAAAGGCGGGGATTTGGAAGAGTCAACGGAAAAAATGAAACAAATGAAGCAGGAGTCAAAGGGAAATCAGACCGCGGAAAAGAAAATTATACCGGCAGGAACCGTCAAAAAAATTGTGTTTGCCTGTGATGCAGGCATGGGCTCCAGCGCTATGGGCGCTACCATATTGAAGAAAAAGCTGGCGGCAGCAGGTTTCGGAGTTATTGAGGTAGTTCATTCACCCGTATCTTCCATTCCCAAAGATGCCCAGATTGTGGTGACTCATAAAGAACTGAAGGAGCGCGCATCCCGCAGCAATCCTGAGGCAGAACTGATTTTAATCACTAATTTTATGGCGGCACCGGAATATGATGAACTTGTGGAAACGTTAAAAAATAAACAAACAGATTTATAA